A section of the Leptospira kobayashii genome encodes:
- a CDS encoding NUDIX hydrolase, producing MAKHERKNWKDIYPTPIYTLASFDMELPRTQKIKTYYVLKSRDWVNVIPITKEGKILLIRQFRHGLGEISLEIPGGIVDEDGQDASLISAKRELREETGFTAKEENYELLSKFSGNPAMFTNWSYSYIAKDVEKTDPVEFDEGEDIEILLASPEEVKQYLIEGKIHHPHMAAALGLYFLKQERG from the coding sequence ATGGCAAAACACGAACGCAAAAACTGGAAAGATATCTACCCCACTCCTATTTACACTCTAGCCAGTTTCGATATGGAACTACCCAGAACCCAAAAAATAAAAACATACTATGTATTGAAATCCAGAGATTGGGTGAATGTGATTCCGATTACCAAAGAGGGAAAGATACTACTCATTCGACAGTTCCGCCATGGTTTGGGAGAAATCAGTTTGGAAATCCCCGGGGGAATTGTAGATGAAGACGGACAAGATGCATCTCTTATTTCCGCAAAAAGAGAGTTACGCGAAGAAACCGGATTCACTGCCAAAGAGGAAAATTACGAACTACTCTCAAAATTCTCAGGAAACCCTGCCATGTTCACCAACTGGTCCTACTCTTATATTGCAAAAGATGTGGAAAAAACGGACCCTGTGGAATTTGACGAAGGAGAAGACATAGAGATCCTACTTGCTTCTCCTGAAGAAGTGAAACAGTATTTAATCGAAGGTAAAATCCATCACCCTCATATGGCAGCCGCACTAGGATTGTACTTTCTAAAGCAAGAAAGAGGTTAG
- the lsa19 gene encoding adhesin Lsa19 encodes MKQFLSFLTLVSIFTFANCKEEPKSKVFTISFLKGEAEKSQEPKALKTYDVLPQSEVIRTTKGSTLDLASDLGTMRLLGDTVVSLDTLTQDALTLSVSEGNILVKAAKLNKGQSLKVITPTVVAAVRGTQFWGQVNKETETGTFAVRDGAVEITRKSDNVSFTVEKGNALDIDPKNKDWKIRTAKQGELDAMSQIDEIK; translated from the coding sequence ATGAAACAGTTTCTTTCTTTTTTAACCTTAGTCTCGATTTTCACATTTGCGAATTGCAAAGAGGAACCTAAATCCAAAGTTTTTACCATTTCCTTTTTAAAAGGGGAAGCGGAAAAAAGCCAAGAACCGAAAGCCCTGAAGACATACGATGTACTTCCTCAATCGGAAGTGATAAGAACCACAAAAGGCTCTACATTGGATCTTGCATCTGATCTGGGAACTATGCGTTTGCTTGGAGACACAGTTGTCAGCTTGGACACTCTTACGCAAGATGCCCTAACTCTTTCCGTTTCCGAAGGAAACATACTTGTCAAAGCGGCCAAATTGAATAAGGGACAGTCTTTGAAAGTGATCACTCCTACGGTAGTTGCTGCGGTAAGAGGCACTCAGTTTTGGGGCCAGGTCAATAAGGAAACCGAAACCGGTACATTTGCCGTCCGGGATGGTGCGGTGGAAATCACCCGAAAGTCGGATAATGTTTCTTTTACAGTTGAGAAAGGGAATGCCTTGGACATTGATCCGAAAAACAAAGACTGGAAGATCCGCACCGCCAAACAAGGCGAATTGGATGCTATGTCTCAGATCGATGAAATTAAATAA
- a CDS encoding tetratricopeptide repeat protein → MKRLFPLTLFMALAVVLNCASTDDSVRTVGGYPKINTSSHLAQIESIDKELNNSNASDETRSKLYLTKGRLLLELGKYDDSIGTLNQIFSLKNANANSPELNLYLGRAYIGKNQYAKAIQYLNQSEKLDKTYNPERKKLVVQSLVAEREYYPALAALTKTYHKGNQKKDEFYYETAAKTYLKMGYDYKNAGFYQKGLQVANLGLEEFPENETLRSIQKECMEVLQPEGKL, encoded by the coding sequence ATGAAACGACTTTTCCCACTAACCCTGTTTATGGCGTTGGCGGTTGTGTTGAATTGTGCATCCACGGACGATTCCGTGCGCACGGTAGGGGGATATCCTAAGATCAACACAAGTTCCCATTTAGCTCAAATCGAATCCATCGACAAAGAGCTTAATAACTCCAATGCATCCGACGAAACAAGATCCAAACTTTATCTTACGAAAGGAAGACTTCTTTTAGAGCTTGGTAAATACGACGATTCTATTGGGACTTTGAATCAAATTTTTTCTTTAAAAAATGCAAATGCGAATAGCCCGGAATTGAATTTATATCTTGGAAGAGCTTATATTGGCAAAAACCAGTATGCAAAAGCGATCCAATACTTAAACCAATCCGAGAAATTAGACAAAACCTATAATCCTGAGCGCAAAAAACTGGTAGTTCAATCTTTGGTAGCGGAGAGGGAATATTATCCTGCACTCGCTGCTTTGACAAAAACCTACCACAAAGGCAATCAGAAGAAAGACGAGTTCTATTATGAAACAGCGGCAAAAACCTATTTAAAAATGGGATACGATTACAAAAACGCCGGGTTTTACCAAAAAGGACTCCAAGTGGCCAACTTAGGTCTGGAGGAGTTTCCTGAAAACGAAACTCTACGTTCCATCCAAAAAGAATGTATGGAAGTTCTTCAGCCGGAGGGAAAACTTTAA
- a CDS encoding NnrS family protein, which produces MMLLNSNHTFWKTAFRPFFLFGSIHIFIAILVWLSILFSILNSPFVISSIEWHSYEMIFGFARAILIGFLFTAAQNWTGKILLREKKLQLIFVLWLLGRFGFTQNTIISSIAIGLDLLCDFCILYYMAPPLLQKGQEHNRIIIILQTLFSLFHLLAILSLSQYFPSGYSLHFIHLGLFNVICYIMIIGGRIIPLFTTNAVKGANPTKNIYIEKIISGLCLLFLASEFSVYYFPQIYILSSISCFILFLVHSFRFCLWKPWSSSQIPILWVLNSGYLWMILGFLGLGFYHLGKFPFSSCIHIFGLGAIGVFIYGMITRVSLGHTGRRIQVGKSIVFAYILINISVLIRVCLPWFGQSSLAYSLSGLSLFVSFLIFLVSYTMILILERPDGKTG; this is translated from the coding sequence ATGATGCTTTTAAACTCCAATCATACCTTCTGGAAAACGGCATTCCGACCTTTCTTTTTATTCGGATCCATTCATATCTTTATTGCGATCCTGGTTTGGCTTTCCATTTTATTTTCAATTCTTAATTCACCGTTCGTGATTTCTTCCATCGAATGGCACTCCTACGAAATGATCTTTGGATTTGCAAGGGCCATTTTGATCGGCTTTTTGTTTACTGCTGCTCAAAACTGGACAGGGAAAATTTTATTAAGAGAGAAAAAGCTACAACTAATCTTCGTTCTCTGGTTATTGGGGCGTTTCGGATTTACACAAAATACAATCATATCATCCATTGCCATCGGTTTGGATCTTCTTTGTGATTTTTGTATTCTATATTATATGGCTCCTCCTTTGCTGCAGAAAGGACAGGAACACAACCGGATTATCATCATATTACAAACACTCTTTTCTTTATTTCACCTATTGGCGATTTTATCCCTATCGCAATATTTTCCGTCCGGGTATTCCTTGCATTTCATCCATCTTGGGTTATTTAACGTTATCTGTTATATTATGATTATCGGAGGAAGGATCATTCCCCTCTTTACGACAAACGCAGTAAAAGGCGCTAACCCGACCAAAAACATTTACATCGAAAAAATCATCTCAGGTTTATGCTTACTATTTCTCGCTTCCGAATTTTCAGTTTATTATTTTCCCCAAATTTATATCTTATCATCTATATCTTGCTTTATCCTATTCCTAGTTCATTCATTTCGTTTCTGTCTTTGGAAACCATGGAGCTCAAGTCAAATACCCATTTTATGGGTTTTGAATTCGGGCTATTTATGGATGATCTTGGGATTCTTGGGCCTAGGATTTTATCATTTAGGAAAGTTCCCGTTCTCCTCCTGCATCCATATTTTCGGATTAGGTGCTATCGGAGTATTTATCTATGGAATGATTACCAGAGTTTCTTTAGGTCATACCGGCAGGAGAATCCAAGTAGGCAAATCGATCGTGTTTGCTTACATCCTAATTAACATTTCCGTACTTATACGAGTGTGTTTACCGTGGTTTGGGCAATCTTCTTTAGCCTACTCTCTTTCCGGGTTGAGCCTATTCGTTAGCTTTCTTATCTTCTTAGTTTCTTATACAATGA
- a CDS encoding formylglycine-generating enzyme family protein, whose translation MVYIPSGTYTPFLSDKKTISKRKIKIPGFYLDQYPTSNLEFSQFLEKNPKWRKGLPSPLFADETYLAELDSNMLGSDSKKRNSPVTFVSWFSATAYCEFYGKRLPSSDEWEYVASIPPKNKDKKFIQSVILNWYGEKRPESLPERGKYKNRWGIYDMHGIIWEWVYDFNSSSVTEDSRADKDLERNLFCGGGALQANDFEDYASYMRFGYRSGLSGKYTAKYLGFRCASSSPPP comes from the coding sequence ATGGTTTATATTCCTTCAGGAACTTATACACCGTTTCTTTCGGATAAAAAAACGATATCAAAACGAAAGATCAAAATCCCCGGTTTTTATTTAGATCAATATCCAACCAGTAACTTGGAATTCTCTCAGTTTTTAGAAAAAAATCCCAAGTGGAGAAAAGGACTTCCCTCCCCGCTTTTTGCGGATGAAACTTATCTTGCCGAATTGGATTCGAATATGCTAGGCTCTGATTCGAAAAAAAGAAACTCCCCCGTAACATTCGTTTCCTGGTTTTCCGCGACCGCCTATTGTGAGTTCTACGGTAAAAGACTTCCCAGTTCGGATGAATGGGAGTATGTTGCTTCTATCCCGCCAAAAAACAAAGATAAAAAATTCATTCAATCCGTGATCTTAAATTGGTATGGAGAAAAAAGACCGGAAAGTCTACCCGAAAGAGGAAAATATAAAAATAGATGGGGTATTTACGATATGCACGGAATCATTTGGGAATGGGTTTATGATTTTAACTCAAGTTCCGTTACAGAAGACTCCCGTGCAGATAAAGATTTGGAAAGAAATCTTTTTTGCGGTGGCGGCGCTTTACAAGCAAATGATTTCGAAGATTATGCATCTTATATGCGTTTCGGATATCGTTCCGGTTTGTCGGGAAAATATACTGCAAAGTATTTAGGATTTCGATGTGCTTCATCATCTCCACCCCCATAA
- the nirK gene encoding copper-containing nitrite reductase, whose protein sequence is MDSKIRILLLTLTLLFQLNCNEVVQEEARLTTAPEVPPVIERNNEAKVIINLETVEQVGKLSNGVEYTFWTFGGTVPGPMIRVREGDEVEFHLKNHPSSKMPHNIDLHAVTGPGGGAASSLTVPGRSSKFSFKAINPGLFIYHCATAPVGMHIANGMYGLIYVQPKEALKKADKEYYVLQSEFYTIGKHGAPGLQGFNMEKAISENPDYIVFNGSVGALTEEKAITANVGETIRLFVGNGGPNLISSFHVIGEVFDHVYTEAGTEANQKNVQTTLIPAGGATIVEFKVEVPGTYILVDHSIFRAFNKGALGMLKVSGATNTQIYSGKQGETVYLPEGGAIQKMKSDTKEEPRPKTKEEKIADGSRVFNAVCSACHMKDGKGLPGTFPPLAKSDYLNADKARAIKILKNGLSGEIKVNGIKYNNVMPHLELSDDDIANVLTYLYNSWDNKGYEISSEEVKRN, encoded by the coding sequence ATGGACTCAAAAATCAGAATCCTCTTACTCACCTTAACCTTATTATTTCAACTCAATTGCAATGAAGTGGTTCAGGAAGAAGCAAGATTAACGACCGCCCCTGAAGTCCCGCCTGTAATAGAAAGAAACAATGAAGCGAAAGTGATCATCAATTTGGAAACTGTAGAACAAGTTGGCAAACTATCCAATGGAGTTGAATATACTTTTTGGACCTTCGGAGGAACTGTTCCGGGACCGATGATCAGAGTCAGAGAAGGAGATGAAGTAGAATTTCATTTAAAAAATCATCCGTCCAGCAAGATGCCGCATAACATTGATTTACATGCAGTTACCGGGCCGGGAGGTGGCGCGGCCTCTTCTTTAACTGTTCCGGGAAGATCCTCCAAGTTTTCTTTCAAAGCCATCAACCCCGGGCTTTTTATCTATCACTGTGCAACAGCACCGGTAGGGATGCATATTGCGAACGGAATGTACGGACTAATCTATGTTCAGCCCAAAGAAGCTTTAAAAAAAGCAGATAAGGAATACTATGTTTTGCAAAGTGAATTTTACACGATCGGAAAACATGGTGCCCCCGGCCTACAGGGATTCAATATGGAAAAAGCCATTTCCGAAAATCCCGACTATATTGTCTTCAATGGTTCGGTAGGAGCTTTGACGGAAGAAAAAGCAATTACAGCAAATGTAGGAGAGACAATCAGACTCTTCGTCGGGAATGGCGGGCCGAATTTGATATCCTCCTTTCACGTGATAGGCGAAGTATTCGATCATGTTTATACGGAAGCAGGCACTGAAGCAAACCAAAAAAACGTACAAACGACTCTCATTCCTGCAGGTGGAGCTACGATCGTCGAATTCAAAGTAGAGGTTCCCGGAACTTACATATTAGTCGATCATTCCATATTCCGAGCATTTAATAAAGGTGCGTTGGGAATGTTAAAAGTATCCGGAGCTACAAATACGCAGATCTATTCTGGAAAACAAGGAGAAACAGTTTATTTACCGGAAGGTGGTGCGATTCAAAAGATGAAGTCGGATACAAAGGAAGAACCCAGACCAAAAACGAAAGAAGAAAAGATTGCGGATGGATCCAGAGTATTTAACGCAGTCTGCTCCGCATGTCATATGAAGGATGGAAAAGGACTACCCGGAACCTTCCCCCCGCTTGCAAAATCGGATTATTTGAATGCGGATAAGGCCAGAGCGATCAAAATCCTTAAAAACGGATTGAGCGGAGAAATCAAAGTGAATGGAATCAAATACAATAATGTGATGCCTCACCTGGAACTTTCCGACGACGACATAGCGAACGTACTTACCTATTTATATAATAGTTGGGATAACAAAGGTTATGAGATTTCATCAGAAGAAGTGAAAAGGAATTAA
- a CDS encoding SCO family protein, with translation MKFTIFIFLIFYMTISSCKEESHHLGTDHSLPSGVQTQGSLFELDENWTLPGNQTFRLAELKEKPFLISMFYSSCQSVCPRIIDDLKRISGEIKKKTNQSPKIVLVSFDPEKDTPERLKEYHSKMKLDSDWYLLHGKEEQVRTLSVILGINYKKLGSGDFNHSAIISLISKEGNILTRVEGIGASIDPILNGY, from the coding sequence ATGAAATTTACGATTTTTATTTTTCTGATTTTTTATATGACAATCTCCTCCTGCAAAGAAGAGAGTCATCATTTGGGAACGGATCATTCTCTACCGTCCGGTGTCCAAACCCAAGGAAGTCTTTTCGAATTGGATGAAAACTGGACATTACCCGGTAATCAAACTTTCCGGCTCGCTGAATTAAAGGAAAAACCGTTTCTCATCAGTATGTTTTATTCTTCCTGTCAAAGTGTTTGCCCGAGAATCATAGATGATTTGAAAAGGATTTCCGGTGAAATCAAAAAGAAAACGAATCAATCGCCAAAGATCGTATTAGTGAGTTTTGATCCGGAAAAAGATACACCGGAAAGGTTAAAAGAATATCATTCCAAAATGAAACTGGATTCCGATTGGTATTTGCTACATGGAAAAGAGGAACAAGTAAGAACTTTATCCGTCATTCTCGGAATCAATTATAAAAAATTAGGATCGGGAGATTTCAATCATTCCGCAATCATCAGTTTGATTTCCAAAGAAGGAAATATACTAACGAGAGTCGAGGGGATAGGAGCTAGTATTGACCCTATTTTAAACGGATATTAA
- a CDS encoding ATP-dependent helicase, which yields MKLNPAQMEAVNTIQGPLLVFAGAGSGKTRVITNRIAHMIQNKDISAGKIVALSFTNKSAKELAERLRKMVPREKLKGIILSTFHSLGLRILKEHIAKLGYHETFLLFNGGDQESFVSELLKIKKIDPKKVPPKEILRRISYAKNTMGLSRNASLDVSEEFSLVAQELFPMYEDGLKEKNAIDFDDLILLPKRILQEFPEVAEAYHKKYQYFLVDEFQDTNQLQYQFLSLFRGESDNLCVVGDDDQSIYAFRGSNVELILNFEREFPHAKIVRLLENYRSTRPIIEAAHSLIKNNKGRKEKQLFSRIQSDDNVEYYETADEKEEAIFVASRIQSVLIKNEFQGNEIAILFRTNFQSRPFEEELRNRNIPYKVVGGYNFFDRKEVRDCICYLRYVANPKDDYSLLRIINYPKRGIGPTTVNKLQEEAFSKGISIFDVFLKIVEDVDYLTEVKTKVRQEIYHFVELVETFKKKFSLSPKLAPVLKEMITQIGFEREISIEESDEKVSKARIFNLSELVNMLAFFENEEREEKPKIFDFLQRLALMMEDEPKEEEKDRRVQLLTMHQSKGLEYDLVFLVGLEEGILPNSRVIEEGEAVDEERRLLYVGMTRPRRKLYLTAARSRRKFGEQIASDPSRFIKELSRDVVLYFPLEKEDREAETLNFLEELEKLKVG from the coding sequence ATGAAACTCAACCCCGCCCAAATGGAAGCAGTCAATACGATACAAGGTCCCCTCCTTGTATTTGCGGGAGCAGGTTCCGGAAAAACCAGGGTGATCACAAACAGGATCGCCCATATGATTCAAAATAAAGATATCTCCGCCGGAAAAATCGTAGCCCTTTCCTTTACTAATAAAAGTGCAAAGGAACTTGCGGAAAGACTTCGTAAAATGGTTCCTCGTGAAAAACTGAAAGGGATTATTCTTTCCACCTTTCACTCGTTAGGTCTCAGAATACTTAAGGAACATATTGCTAAACTCGGTTATCATGAAACTTTTTTGTTATTCAACGGAGGAGATCAAGAGTCCTTTGTTTCCGAACTTCTCAAAATCAAAAAAATAGATCCTAAAAAAGTTCCTCCGAAAGAAATTCTCAGAAGAATTTCCTATGCTAAAAATACGATGGGACTTTCGAGAAACGCTTCGCTCGATGTTTCGGAAGAGTTTAGCCTTGTAGCACAGGAATTGTTTCCTATGTACGAAGACGGACTAAAGGAAAAAAATGCAATCGACTTTGACGATTTGATTTTGCTTCCCAAAAGGATTCTGCAGGAGTTTCCGGAAGTTGCGGAAGCCTATCATAAAAAATACCAATACTTTCTTGTAGATGAGTTTCAAGATACAAATCAATTGCAGTATCAATTTTTATCATTGTTTCGGGGTGAAAGCGATAACCTCTGTGTGGTGGGAGACGACGATCAGAGTATTTATGCGTTTCGCGGATCAAATGTGGAACTCATTCTCAATTTTGAAAGAGAGTTCCCTCATGCAAAGATTGTCAGACTACTTGAAAATTACCGTTCTACAAGACCCATCATCGAAGCCGCGCATTCACTTATCAAAAACAACAAAGGCCGTAAGGAAAAACAACTTTTCAGTCGAATTCAATCCGATGACAATGTGGAGTATTACGAAACAGCGGATGAAAAAGAGGAAGCCATATTTGTTGCCAGTCGCATTCAGTCTGTGCTTATCAAAAACGAATTTCAGGGAAATGAGATTGCTATTTTGTTCCGTACCAATTTTCAATCGAGACCGTTTGAAGAAGAACTTAGAAATAGAAATATTCCTTATAAGGTAGTAGGCGGTTATAATTTTTTCGATCGTAAGGAAGTCAGGGATTGTATCTGTTACCTTCGTTATGTGGCAAACCCGAAAGACGACTATTCTCTTCTTCGTATCATCAATTATCCCAAACGGGGAATCGGTCCGACGACTGTAAATAAATTACAGGAAGAAGCATTCAGCAAAGGGATTTCCATCTTCGATGTTTTCCTGAAAATCGTAGAAGACGTTGATTATTTAACGGAAGTTAAAACCAAGGTGCGCCAGGAGATTTATCATTTCGTGGAACTTGTGGAAACCTTCAAAAAGAAATTTTCACTCTCTCCGAAACTGGCTCCTGTTTTGAAAGAAATGATCACTCAGATTGGTTTCGAAAGGGAGATTTCGATCGAGGAGTCCGACGAAAAAGTGTCCAAGGCACGGATTTTCAATCTGAGCGAACTTGTCAATATGCTCGCCTTCTTCGAAAATGAAGAAAGAGAGGAAAAACCGAAAATTTTCGACTTTTTGCAGCGCCTGGCGCTCATGATGGAGGACGAACCCAAGGAGGAGGAGAAGGACCGGAGGGTTCAACTGCTCACCATGCACCAGTCCAAGGGACTGGAATACGATTTAGTTTTTTTAGTTGGGTTGGAAGAGGGAATTTTACCGAACTCGCGTGTTATAGAAGAAGGAGAAGCTGTCGATGAAGAAAGAAGGCTTCTCTACGTGGGAATGACTCGGCCAAGGCGAAAATTATACTTGACCGCGGCCCGTTCCAGGCGTAAATTCGGAGAACAAATCGCGAGCGACCCGTCTCGATTTATAAAAGAGCTTTCCCGGGACGTGGTTCTCTATTTTCCATTGGAAAAAGAGGATCGGGAAGCGGAAACATTGAATTTCCTAGAGGAATTAGAGAAACTGAAGGTAGGCTAA